The following proteins come from a genomic window of Acinonyx jubatus isolate Ajub_Pintada_27869175 chromosome C1, VMU_Ajub_asm_v1.0, whole genome shotgun sequence:
- the PRDM2 gene encoding PR domain zinc finger protein 2 isoform X4: MWEVYYPNLGWMCIDATDPEKGNWLRYVNWACSGEEQNLFPLEINRAIYYKTLKPIAPGEELLVWYNGEDNPEIAAAIEEERASARSKRSSPKSRKGKKKSQESKNKANKAEDTPLKTSEPDSASANMRDSAEGKLRSWTCSGPKEDEKPSASTAEQTAVLQEAVSQDVLPEPVVSPTACAPHAEPEEKPEAANCEVNDLEEEEEEEEDEDDELEEEGEEEADTPNESSVKEPEIRCDEKPEDLLEEPKNVSKDALEGSPGLTPVSRTPKTKEEANGDMFETFMFPCQHCERKFTTKQGLERHMHIHISTVNHAFKCKYCGKAFGTQINRRRHERRHEAGLKRKPGLTLQPSEDPADGRSSGDSVAPKDDSTPSGLGQDSLLLRSEKAPQENVGSSVAEENGEVKELHPCKYCKKVFGTHTNMRRHQRRVHERHLIPKGVRRKGGLLEEPHPPAEQAPPAQSVYVPSTEPEEDGEADDVYIMDISSNISENLNFYIDGKIQTSSSTSNCDVIEMESGSADLYGINCLLTPVTVEITQNVKATQAPVADDLPKEPSSGTNSESKKRRTASPPALPKIKAETESEPSVPACSLLPLSISTSEAVSFHKEKSVYLSSKLKQLLQTQDKLTPPAGISATEIPKLGPVCVSAPASMLPVTSSRFKRRTSSPPSSPQHSPALRDFGKQSDGKAVWTDAVLGSKKPKLESHSNSPAWSLSGREERETVSPPGFDEYKVSKEWAAGPTFSNVCNQQPLDLSSGVKQKAEGTGKTPVHWESVLDLSVHKKPCSDSEGKESKENHLVQPACSVIKKKKPTTRMLQKVLLNEYNGVDLPAENAADVTRSPSPCQSLDPQPDSGLGPEAGLSTPVVESPPDVSPSSPALQTSSLSAGQLPPLLIPTHPSSPPACPPVLTVATPPPPLLPTVPLPASSSGASPRPCPSPLSNATVQSPLPILSPTVSPSPSPIPSVEPLTSAASPGPPTLSSSSSSSSSSSSFSSSSSSSSPSPPPLSAVSSVVSSGDNLEASLPMITFKQEELENEELKPREEPQSAVEQEIVQETFNKNFVCNVCESPFLSIKDLTKHLSIHAEEWPFKCEFCVQLFKAKTDLSEHRFLLHGVGNIFVCSVCKKEFAFLCNLQQHQRDLHPDKVCTHHEFESGTLRPQNFTDPSKAHVEHMQSLPEDPLETSKEEEELNDSSEELYTTIKIMASGIKTKDPDVRLGLNQHYPSFKPPPFQYHHRNPMGIGVTATNFTTHNIPQTFTTAIRCTKCGKGVDNMPELHKHILACASASDKKRYTPKKNPVPLKQTVQPKNGVVVFDNSGKNAFRRMGQPKRLNFSVELSKMSSNKLKLNALKKKNQLVQKAILQKNKSAKQKADLKTASECSSHICPYCHREFTYIGSLNKHAAFSCPKKPLSPSKKKAAHSSKKGGHPSPASNDKNNSGHRRRTADAEIKMQSVQAPLGKTRARSSGPAQVPLPSSAFRSKQNVKFTASVKSKKPSSSLRNSSPIRMAKITHGEGKKPKAVAKNHSAQLASKTSRSLHVRVQKSKAVLQSKSALASKKRTDRFNVKSRERSGGPVTRSLQLAAAAEPGDSRREDGGGKQELKDFSYSLRLASRCPPPAAPYITRQCRNVKATAAAQFQGPLFKE, from the exons CCAATCGCGCCGGGCGAGGAGCTCCTGGTCTGGTACAATGGGGAAGACAACCCCGAGATAGCAGCTGCGATTGAGGAAGAGCGAGCCAGCGCCCGGAGCAAGCGGAGCTCCCCGAAAAGCAGGAAAG ggaagaaaaaatcccaggaaagtaaaaacaaagcaaacaaagctGAAGACACACCCCTGAAGACAAGCGAGCCAGATTCTGCTTCTGCAAATATGAGAGATTCTGCGGAAGGTAAGCTTCGAAGTTGGACTTGTTCGG GTCCCAAAGAGGACGAGAAGCCTTCGGCCTCAACAGCTGAGCAGACCGCCGTTCTTCAGGAAGCGGTTAGTCAGGATGTGCTTCCAGAACCGGTAGTCTCCCCCACTGCCTGCGCGCCCCACGCGGAACCCGAGGAGAAGCCAGAAGCAGCGAACTGTGAGGTGAACgatttggaggaagaggaggaggaggaagaagatgaagatgatgagctggaagaagagggggaggaagaagctgACACGCCAAATGAAAGTTCTGTGAAAGAGCCAGAAATTCGGTGTGACGAGAAGCCTGAAGATTTGTTAGAGGAACCAAAAAATGTTTCGAAAGACGCTCTCGAAGGCTCTCCAGGGCTGACGCCTGTTAGCAGAACTCCCAAAACTAAGGAAGAGGCCAATGGTGATATGTTTGAAACGTTTATGTTTCCGTGTCAGCATTGTGAAAGGAAGTTTACAACCAAGCAGGGGCTTGAACGCCACATGCACATCCACATATCCACCGTCAATCACGCCTTCAAGTGCAAGTACTGCGGGAAGGCGTTCGGCACCCAGATCAACAGGCGGAGGCACGAGCGGCGCCACGAGGCGGGGCTGAAGCGCAAGCCCGGCCTCACGCTCCAGCCGTCGGAAGACCCGGCCGATGGCAGATCGTCCGGAGACAGCGTGGCTCCAAAGGACGACTCGACTCCTTCCGGTCTCGGGCAAGACTCTCTGCTCTTGCGTTCGGAGAAGGCTCCGCAAGAAAACGTCGGTTCTTCTGTTGCAGAAGAGAATGGGGAAGTGAAAGAGCTTCATCCGTGCAAATACTGTAAGAAGGTCTTCGGGACACATACCAACATGAGGCGGCATCAGCGCAGAGTCCACGAACGCCATCTGATTCCCAAGGGCGTGCGGCGGAAAGGGGGCCTCCTGGAGGAGCCGCACCCCCCCGCGGAGCAGGCCCCGCCCGCCCAGAGTGTCTAcgtgcccagcacggagcccgaggaGGACGGGGAGGCCGACGACGTGTACATCATGGACATCTCCAGCAACATCTCTGAAAACTTAAATTTCTACATCGATGGCAAAATTCAGACCAGCAGCAGCACGAGTAACTGTGACGTGATTGAGATGGAGTCTGGTTCGGCCGACTTGTACGGCATCAATTGCCTGCTTACTCCGGTCACGGTGGAAATCACTCAGAATGTAAAGGCCACACAGGCCCCCGTAGCCGATGATCTTCCTAAAGAGCCTTCCAGCGGCACGAACAGTGAGTCCAAGAAACGGAGAACGGCGAGTCCTCCCGCGCTCCCTAAAATCAAAGCCGAGACGGAGTCTGAGCCCTCGGTGCCCGCGTGTTCCTTACTGCCTCTCAGCATATCAACTTCGGAGGCGGTGTCTTTCCACAAAGAGAAGAGTGTGTACCTGTCGTCGAAGCTCAAACAACTGCTTCAAACCCAGGACAAACTAACGCCTCCTGCGGGCATTTCGGCCACGGAAATACCGAAGTTAGGTCCCGTTTGCGTGTCTGCTCCCGCGTCGATGCTGCCCGTGACCTCGAGTAGGTTTAAGCGGCGGACCAGCTCTCCCCCCAGTTCCCCACAACACAGTCCTGCCCTCCGAGACTTTGGAAAGCAAAGTGATGGCAAAGCGGTGTGGACCGATGCCGTTCTGGGTTCCAAAAAACCCAAATTAGAAAGTCATAGCAACTCACCAGCGTGGAGTTTgtctgggagagaggagagagaaacggTGAGCCCGCCAGGCTTTGATGAATACAAAGTGTCTAAGGAGTGGGCAGCCGGTCCTACTTTCAGCAATGTGTGCAACCAACAGCCGCTGGACTTATCCAGCGGTGTCAAACAGAAGGCCGAGGGCACAGGCAAGACCCCGGTCCATTGGGAATCTGTATTAGACCTCAGTGTGCATAAGAAGCCTTGTAGTGACTCTGAAGGCAAGGAGTCGAAAGAAAACCATCTGGTGCAGCCAGCCTGCAGtgtcataaagaaaaagaagccaaccACCCGCATGCTGCAGAAGGTTCTTCTCAACGAGTACAACGGCGTCGATTTACCCGCAGAGAATGCTGCAGACGTGACCCGGAGCCCGAGTCCTTGTCAATCCCTGGATCCCCAGCCAGACTCTGGCCTCGGCCCTGAAGCTGGTTTATCGACCCCTGTGGTCGAGTCCCCACCTGATGTCTCTCCTTCCTCGCCTGCCCTGCAGACATCTTCCCTTTCTGCCGGGCAGCTGCCTCCTCTCTTGATCCCAACGCATCCCTCTTCCCCCCCGGCCTGTCCTCCTGTGTTGACTGTTGCCACGCCACCCCCTCCACTCCTTCCTACTGTCCCTCTTCCGGCCTCCTCTTCTGGGGCGTCTCCCCGTCCGTGTCCCTCTCCGCTCTCGAATGCTACCGTGCAGTCGCCACTTCCCATTCTGTCCCCTACGGTGTCCCCCTCACCATCTCCCATCCCTTCCGTGGAACCTCTCACGTCTGCTGCTTCGCCCGGACCCCCGACCCtttcctcatcttcttcctcgtcttcttcttcatcttcgttctcctcttcttcctcctcctcttccccctcgcCGCCGCCGCTCTCGGCAGTTTCATCCGTTGTTTCCTCTGGGGATAATCTGGAAGCTTCTCTCCCCATGATAACTTTCAAGCAGGAAGAACTAGAGAATGAAGAGCTGAAGCCCAGGGAAGAGCCCCAGTCTGCAGTTGAGCAGGAGATTGTTCAGGAGACGTTCAACAAAAACTTTGTCTGCAATGTCTGTGAATCaccttttctttccattaaagATCTAACCAAACATTTATCTATCCATGCTGAAGAATGGCCCTTCAAATGTGAATTTTGTGTGCAGCTCTTTAAGGCTAAAACTGATCTGTCGGAACATCGCTTTTTGCTTCATGGAGTTGGGAATATCTTTGTgtgttcagtttgtaaaaaagAGTTTGCTTTTTTGTGCAATTTGCAGCAGCACCAGCGAGATCTCCACCCCGATAAGGTGTGCACACACCATGAGTTTGAGAGCGGCACGCTCAGGCCCCAGAACTTCACAGACCCCAGCAAGGCCCACGTAGAGCACATGCAGAGTTTGCCGGAAGACCCTCTAGAAACCtcgaaagaagaagaagaattaaatgATTCCTCTGAAGAGCTCTACACGACCATAAAAATAATGGCTTCTGGAATAAAGACAAAAGACCCAGATGTTCGACTGGGTCTCAATCAACATTACCCAAGCTTTAAACCACCTCCATTTCAATACCATCACCGAAACCCCATGGGGATCGGCGTGACGGCCACAAATTTCACTACGCACAATATCCCGCAGACTTTCACCACTGCCATTCGCTGCACAAAGTGTGGGAAGGGTGTAGACAACATGCCAGAGTTACACAAACACATCCTGGCATGTGCCTCTGCTAGTGACAAGAAGAGGTATACCCCTAAGAAAAACCCAGTCCCCTTGAAACAGACTGTGCAGCCCAAGAACGGCGTGGTGGTTTTCGATAACTCGGGGAAAAATGCCTTCAGACGGATGGGACAGCCCAAGAGACTGAACTTCAGTGTCGAGCTCAGCAAGATGTCCTCAAACAAGCTCAAGCTAAAtgcattgaagaaaaaaaaccagcttGTCCAGAAAGCAATCCTGCAAAAAAACAAATCTGCAAAGCAGAAGGCCGACCTAAAAACCGCCTCCGAGTGCTCCTCGCACATCTGCCCGTACTGTCACAGAGAGTTCACGTACATCGGGAGCCTGAATAAGCACGCCGCTTTCAGCTGCCCCAAAAAACCGCTTTCTCCTTCCAAAAAAAAAGCTGCCCACTCATCCAAGAAAGGTGGACACCCGTCACCTGCAAGTAACGACAAAAACAATAGCGGCCACCGCAGGCGGACCGCGGACGCTGAGATCAAGATGCAAAGTGTGCAGGCACCCCTGGGCAAGACCAGGGCGCGCAGCTCAGGCCCGGCACAAGTCCCGCTGCCCTCGTCGGCCTTCAGGTCCAAGCAGAATGTCAAGTTCACGGCTTCGGTGAAGTCCAAAAAGCCAAGCTCCTCCTTAAGGAACTCAAGCCCCATAAGAATGGCCAAAATAACCCACGGcgaggggaaaaaacccaaagctGTGGCCAAGAATCATTCTGCTCAGCTCGCGAGCAAGACGTCCCGGAGCCTGCACGTGAGGGTACAGAAAAGCAAAGCCGTCTTACAGAGCAAATCCGCTCTGGCCAGTAAGAAAAGAACAGACCGGTTCAATGTAAAATCTAGAGAACGGAGTGGGGGGCCAGTCACCCGAAGCCTCCAGCTGGCAGCTGCTGCCGAGCCGGGCGACAGCAGGAGGGAGGATGGTGGTGGCAAGCAGGAGCTGAAGGACTTCAG
- the PRDM2 gene encoding PR domain zinc finger protein 2 isoform X1, with protein MNQNATEPVAAAESLAEVPEHVLRGLPEEVRLFPSAVDKTRIGVWATKPILKGKKFGPFVGDKKKRSQVKNNVYMWEVYYPNLGWMCIDATDPEKGNWLRYVNWACSGEEQNLFPLEINRAIYYKTLKPIAPGEELLVWYNGEDNPEIAAAIEEERASARSKRSSPKSRKGKKKSQESKNKANKAEDTPLKTSEPDSASANMRDSAEGKLRSWTCSGPKEDEKPSASTAEQTAVLQEAVSQDVLPEPVVSPTACAPHAEPEEKPEAANCEVNDLEEEEEEEEDEDDELEEEGEEEADTPNESSVKEPEIRCDEKPEDLLEEPKNVSKDALEGSPGLTPVSRTPKTKEEANGDMFETFMFPCQHCERKFTTKQGLERHMHIHISTVNHAFKCKYCGKAFGTQINRRRHERRHEAGLKRKPGLTLQPSEDPADGRSSGDSVAPKDDSTPSGLGQDSLLLRSEKAPQENVGSSVAEENGEVKELHPCKYCKKVFGTHTNMRRHQRRVHERHLIPKGVRRKGGLLEEPHPPAEQAPPAQSVYVPSTEPEEDGEADDVYIMDISSNISENLNFYIDGKIQTSSSTSNCDVIEMESGSADLYGINCLLTPVTVEITQNVKATQAPVADDLPKEPSSGTNSESKKRRTASPPALPKIKAETESEPSVPACSLLPLSISTSEAVSFHKEKSVYLSSKLKQLLQTQDKLTPPAGISATEIPKLGPVCVSAPASMLPVTSSRFKRRTSSPPSSPQHSPALRDFGKQSDGKAVWTDAVLGSKKPKLESHSNSPAWSLSGREERETVSPPGFDEYKVSKEWAAGPTFSNVCNQQPLDLSSGVKQKAEGTGKTPVHWESVLDLSVHKKPCSDSEGKESKENHLVQPACSVIKKKKPTTRMLQKVLLNEYNGVDLPAENAADVTRSPSPCQSLDPQPDSGLGPEAGLSTPVVESPPDVSPSSPALQTSSLSAGQLPPLLIPTHPSSPPACPPVLTVATPPPPLLPTVPLPASSSGASPRPCPSPLSNATVQSPLPILSPTVSPSPSPIPSVEPLTSAASPGPPTLSSSSSSSSSSSSFSSSSSSSSPSPPPLSAVSSVVSSGDNLEASLPMITFKQEELENEELKPREEPQSAVEQEIVQETFNKNFVCNVCESPFLSIKDLTKHLSIHAEEWPFKCEFCVQLFKAKTDLSEHRFLLHGVGNIFVCSVCKKEFAFLCNLQQHQRDLHPDKVCTHHEFESGTLRPQNFTDPSKAHVEHMQSLPEDPLETSKEEEELNDSSEELYTTIKIMASGIKTKDPDVRLGLNQHYPSFKPPPFQYHHRNPMGIGVTATNFTTHNIPQTFTTAIRCTKCGKGVDNMPELHKHILACASASDKKRYTPKKNPVPLKQTVQPKNGVVVFDNSGKNAFRRMGQPKRLNFSVELSKMSSNKLKLNALKKKNQLVQKAILQKNKSAKQKADLKTASECSSHICPYCHREFTYIGSLNKHAAFSCPKKPLSPSKKKAAHSSKKGGHPSPASNDKNNSGHRRRTADAEIKMQSVQAPLGKTRARSSGPAQVPLPSSAFRSKQNVKFTASVKSKKPSSSLRNSSPIRMAKITHGEGKKPKAVAKNHSAQLASKTSRSLHVRVQKSKAVLQSKSALASKKRTDRFNVKSRERSGGPVTRSLQLAAAAEPGDSRREDGGGKQELKDFSYSLRLASRCPPPAAPYITRQCRNVKATAAAQFQGPLFKE; from the exons CCAATCGCGCCGGGCGAGGAGCTCCTGGTCTGGTACAATGGGGAAGACAACCCCGAGATAGCAGCTGCGATTGAGGAAGAGCGAGCCAGCGCCCGGAGCAAGCGGAGCTCCCCGAAAAGCAGGAAAG ggaagaaaaaatcccaggaaagtaaaaacaaagcaaacaaagctGAAGACACACCCCTGAAGACAAGCGAGCCAGATTCTGCTTCTGCAAATATGAGAGATTCTGCGGAAGGTAAGCTTCGAAGTTGGACTTGTTCGG GTCCCAAAGAGGACGAGAAGCCTTCGGCCTCAACAGCTGAGCAGACCGCCGTTCTTCAGGAAGCGGTTAGTCAGGATGTGCTTCCAGAACCGGTAGTCTCCCCCACTGCCTGCGCGCCCCACGCGGAACCCGAGGAGAAGCCAGAAGCAGCGAACTGTGAGGTGAACgatttggaggaagaggaggaggaggaagaagatgaagatgatgagctggaagaagagggggaggaagaagctgACACGCCAAATGAAAGTTCTGTGAAAGAGCCAGAAATTCGGTGTGACGAGAAGCCTGAAGATTTGTTAGAGGAACCAAAAAATGTTTCGAAAGACGCTCTCGAAGGCTCTCCAGGGCTGACGCCTGTTAGCAGAACTCCCAAAACTAAGGAAGAGGCCAATGGTGATATGTTTGAAACGTTTATGTTTCCGTGTCAGCATTGTGAAAGGAAGTTTACAACCAAGCAGGGGCTTGAACGCCACATGCACATCCACATATCCACCGTCAATCACGCCTTCAAGTGCAAGTACTGCGGGAAGGCGTTCGGCACCCAGATCAACAGGCGGAGGCACGAGCGGCGCCACGAGGCGGGGCTGAAGCGCAAGCCCGGCCTCACGCTCCAGCCGTCGGAAGACCCGGCCGATGGCAGATCGTCCGGAGACAGCGTGGCTCCAAAGGACGACTCGACTCCTTCCGGTCTCGGGCAAGACTCTCTGCTCTTGCGTTCGGAGAAGGCTCCGCAAGAAAACGTCGGTTCTTCTGTTGCAGAAGAGAATGGGGAAGTGAAAGAGCTTCATCCGTGCAAATACTGTAAGAAGGTCTTCGGGACACATACCAACATGAGGCGGCATCAGCGCAGAGTCCACGAACGCCATCTGATTCCCAAGGGCGTGCGGCGGAAAGGGGGCCTCCTGGAGGAGCCGCACCCCCCCGCGGAGCAGGCCCCGCCCGCCCAGAGTGTCTAcgtgcccagcacggagcccgaggaGGACGGGGAGGCCGACGACGTGTACATCATGGACATCTCCAGCAACATCTCTGAAAACTTAAATTTCTACATCGATGGCAAAATTCAGACCAGCAGCAGCACGAGTAACTGTGACGTGATTGAGATGGAGTCTGGTTCGGCCGACTTGTACGGCATCAATTGCCTGCTTACTCCGGTCACGGTGGAAATCACTCAGAATGTAAAGGCCACACAGGCCCCCGTAGCCGATGATCTTCCTAAAGAGCCTTCCAGCGGCACGAACAGTGAGTCCAAGAAACGGAGAACGGCGAGTCCTCCCGCGCTCCCTAAAATCAAAGCCGAGACGGAGTCTGAGCCCTCGGTGCCCGCGTGTTCCTTACTGCCTCTCAGCATATCAACTTCGGAGGCGGTGTCTTTCCACAAAGAGAAGAGTGTGTACCTGTCGTCGAAGCTCAAACAACTGCTTCAAACCCAGGACAAACTAACGCCTCCTGCGGGCATTTCGGCCACGGAAATACCGAAGTTAGGTCCCGTTTGCGTGTCTGCTCCCGCGTCGATGCTGCCCGTGACCTCGAGTAGGTTTAAGCGGCGGACCAGCTCTCCCCCCAGTTCCCCACAACACAGTCCTGCCCTCCGAGACTTTGGAAAGCAAAGTGATGGCAAAGCGGTGTGGACCGATGCCGTTCTGGGTTCCAAAAAACCCAAATTAGAAAGTCATAGCAACTCACCAGCGTGGAGTTTgtctgggagagaggagagagaaacggTGAGCCCGCCAGGCTTTGATGAATACAAAGTGTCTAAGGAGTGGGCAGCCGGTCCTACTTTCAGCAATGTGTGCAACCAACAGCCGCTGGACTTATCCAGCGGTGTCAAACAGAAGGCCGAGGGCACAGGCAAGACCCCGGTCCATTGGGAATCTGTATTAGACCTCAGTGTGCATAAGAAGCCTTGTAGTGACTCTGAAGGCAAGGAGTCGAAAGAAAACCATCTGGTGCAGCCAGCCTGCAGtgtcataaagaaaaagaagccaaccACCCGCATGCTGCAGAAGGTTCTTCTCAACGAGTACAACGGCGTCGATTTACCCGCAGAGAATGCTGCAGACGTGACCCGGAGCCCGAGTCCTTGTCAATCCCTGGATCCCCAGCCAGACTCTGGCCTCGGCCCTGAAGCTGGTTTATCGACCCCTGTGGTCGAGTCCCCACCTGATGTCTCTCCTTCCTCGCCTGCCCTGCAGACATCTTCCCTTTCTGCCGGGCAGCTGCCTCCTCTCTTGATCCCAACGCATCCCTCTTCCCCCCCGGCCTGTCCTCCTGTGTTGACTGTTGCCACGCCACCCCCTCCACTCCTTCCTACTGTCCCTCTTCCGGCCTCCTCTTCTGGGGCGTCTCCCCGTCCGTGTCCCTCTCCGCTCTCGAATGCTACCGTGCAGTCGCCACTTCCCATTCTGTCCCCTACGGTGTCCCCCTCACCATCTCCCATCCCTTCCGTGGAACCTCTCACGTCTGCTGCTTCGCCCGGACCCCCGACCCtttcctcatcttcttcctcgtcttcttcttcatcttcgttctcctcttcttcctcctcctcttccccctcgcCGCCGCCGCTCTCGGCAGTTTCATCCGTTGTTTCCTCTGGGGATAATCTGGAAGCTTCTCTCCCCATGATAACTTTCAAGCAGGAAGAACTAGAGAATGAAGAGCTGAAGCCCAGGGAAGAGCCCCAGTCTGCAGTTGAGCAGGAGATTGTTCAGGAGACGTTCAACAAAAACTTTGTCTGCAATGTCTGTGAATCaccttttctttccattaaagATCTAACCAAACATTTATCTATCCATGCTGAAGAATGGCCCTTCAAATGTGAATTTTGTGTGCAGCTCTTTAAGGCTAAAACTGATCTGTCGGAACATCGCTTTTTGCTTCATGGAGTTGGGAATATCTTTGTgtgttcagtttgtaaaaaagAGTTTGCTTTTTTGTGCAATTTGCAGCAGCACCAGCGAGATCTCCACCCCGATAAGGTGTGCACACACCATGAGTTTGAGAGCGGCACGCTCAGGCCCCAGAACTTCACAGACCCCAGCAAGGCCCACGTAGAGCACATGCAGAGTTTGCCGGAAGACCCTCTAGAAACCtcgaaagaagaagaagaattaaatgATTCCTCTGAAGAGCTCTACACGACCATAAAAATAATGGCTTCTGGAATAAAGACAAAAGACCCAGATGTTCGACTGGGTCTCAATCAACATTACCCAAGCTTTAAACCACCTCCATTTCAATACCATCACCGAAACCCCATGGGGATCGGCGTGACGGCCACAAATTTCACTACGCACAATATCCCGCAGACTTTCACCACTGCCATTCGCTGCACAAAGTGTGGGAAGGGTGTAGACAACATGCCAGAGTTACACAAACACATCCTGGCATGTGCCTCTGCTAGTGACAAGAAGAGGTATACCCCTAAGAAAAACCCAGTCCCCTTGAAACAGACTGTGCAGCCCAAGAACGGCGTGGTGGTTTTCGATAACTCGGGGAAAAATGCCTTCAGACGGATGGGACAGCCCAAGAGACTGAACTTCAGTGTCGAGCTCAGCAAGATGTCCTCAAACAAGCTCAAGCTAAAtgcattgaagaaaaaaaaccagcttGTCCAGAAAGCAATCCTGCAAAAAAACAAATCTGCAAAGCAGAAGGCCGACCTAAAAACCGCCTCCGAGTGCTCCTCGCACATCTGCCCGTACTGTCACAGAGAGTTCACGTACATCGGGAGCCTGAATAAGCACGCCGCTTTCAGCTGCCCCAAAAAACCGCTTTCTCCTTCCAAAAAAAAAGCTGCCCACTCATCCAAGAAAGGTGGACACCCGTCACCTGCAAGTAACGACAAAAACAATAGCGGCCACCGCAGGCGGACCGCGGACGCTGAGATCAAGATGCAAAGTGTGCAGGCACCCCTGGGCAAGACCAGGGCGCGCAGCTCAGGCCCGGCACAAGTCCCGCTGCCCTCGTCGGCCTTCAGGTCCAAGCAGAATGTCAAGTTCACGGCTTCGGTGAAGTCCAAAAAGCCAAGCTCCTCCTTAAGGAACTCAAGCCCCATAAGAATGGCCAAAATAACCCACGGcgaggggaaaaaacccaaagctGTGGCCAAGAATCATTCTGCTCAGCTCGCGAGCAAGACGTCCCGGAGCCTGCACGTGAGGGTACAGAAAAGCAAAGCCGTCTTACAGAGCAAATCCGCTCTGGCCAGTAAGAAAAGAACAGACCGGTTCAATGTAAAATCTAGAGAACGGAGTGGGGGGCCAGTCACCCGAAGCCTCCAGCTGGCAGCTGCTGCCGAGCCGGGCGACAGCAGGAGGGAGGATGGTGGTGGCAAGCAGGAGCTGAAGGACTTCAG